One window of Scheffersomyces stipitis CBS 6054 chromosome 1, whole genome shotgun sequence genomic DNA carries:
- a CDS encoding Hypothetical ORF Leucine rich repeat protein (Hypothetical ORF; Leucine rich repeat protein), producing the protein MSLAPLSLDLFSDHIVQSIVDQLPFAIALCLASNGTSPYQNQLLNAVYKLVEVYPLSDLNVPIDIQSLKRRFLLGSTPTMLVQTILVTSLDPLLKLFDTYPSVRIRKLVVNYKVLQELNQKMANRVLSVALICSDPDVYDSESDFEMAAHQIVDIPKIISKIHEDFFPKLTHLELDFRGYARGTPDKPNDFSRMPSNLDSIHLHNVMFEGLCGLPTHLKHLKLIEDEHGWENVREPISLAHLTLLASVEVKSLGMLELSELPCQLQRLKLSNVILSEGFDTFGKLTKLKHLSLHNMKFDSSKIALHSSELRDLELSLYDINITHSILRSVPEPVKIEKLTLFGVFNVKELKRFCSLTSLTAIDSDFDELPLIKSLEYIKITQSRFGEEVLVGDFSSLHQMKELIVAGCGLRGIGCKFPTNLEILDLSGNEIQIIVEKLPSKLKKLDLTSNLISSLEEVIDGCEHLKELLLDENSISELSSTTLPLPDSICNLSVLENTIYKLDPKFHFPRSTRILNIQASGLPIKDLFAILPPKVVLFSYASDVNVTTTVDDKKIVVASPYLWDVNLMKIGNFRIVWTDCPKLEYLGINCSHMFQISVEDFPPNICQLNLQDNKIEHIEGDFRMFPHLAKVDLSSNELDVWKGQHADKIIPSMIFE; encoded by the coding sequence ATGTCTCTTGCTCCTCTTTCGTTGGATTTATTCAGTGATCACATAGTCCAGTCAATTGTCGACCAACTCCCATTCGCTATTGCACTTTGTCTTGCGAGTAACGGAACTTCGCCATACcaaaatcaacttctcaatGCTGTTTATAAACTTGTCGAAGTGTATCCTCTATCGGATCTTAACGTGCCAATAGATATCCaatctttgaaaagaagatttctaCTAGGATCTACACCGACCATGCTTGTACAAACGATTCTAGTTACCAGTTTAGACCCACTTCTAAAATTGTTCGACACCTATCCCAGTGTTCGTATTCGTAAATTGGTAGTTAATTACAAAGTTttgcaagaattgaaccaaAAAATGGCCAACAGAGTACTTAGTGTTGCTTTAATTTGCAGTGATCCAGACGTCTACGACTCAGAATCAGATTTCGAAATGGCTGCTCATCAAATTGTGGACATCCCAAAGATTATTAGCAAAATCCATGAAGACTTTTTTCCAAAGCTTACACACCTTGAATTGGATTTCAGAGGCTATGCAAGAGGTACTCCAGATAAACCCAATGATTTCTCTAGGATGCCGAGTAACTTAGATAGCATTCATCTACACAATGTTATGTTTGAGGGCTTGTGTGGTTTACCTACCCATTTGAAGCATTTGAAATTAATAGAAGACGAGCATGGATGGGAAAATGTCCGTGAGCCCATAAGCTTAGCTCATCTTACCTTATTAGCATCTGTCGAAGTTAAGTCTCTCGGTATGTTAGAGTTGCTGGAATTACCATGCCAGTTACagagattgaaattgagTAACGTTATTTTATCTGAAGGGTTTGATACTTTCGGCAAACTTACCAAATTGAAACACCTACTGTTACATAATATGAAGTTTGATAGTTCAAAGATCGCTCTACATTCCTCTGAATTGAGAGACCTTGAGCTCTCCTTATATGATATCAACATTACACATTCAATTCTTAGAAGTGTCCCAGAGCCTGTCAAGATCGAGAAGTTAACTTTGTTCGGCGTTTTTAACGtaaaagaattgaagaggTTTTGTTCTTTAACTTCATTGACTGCTATTGATTCTGACTTCGATGAACTTCCCTTGATCAAGAGTTTGGAGTACATAAAAATAACCCAGCTGAGATTTGGCGAAGAAGTGTTGGTCGgagatttttcaagtcttcaccAGATGAAGGAGCTAATTGTAGCAGGCTGTGGATTAAGGGGTATTGGTTGTAAATTCCCTACCAATTTAGAGATTTTAGATCTTTCGGGTAACGAAATACAAATCATAGTGGAGAAGCTACCTTCAAAACTTAAGAAATTGGACTTGACTAGTAATCTTATTTCGAGCTTGGAGGAGGTAATAGATGGATGTGAACATTTGAAGGAATTACTTCTAGATGAGAACAGTATTTCAGAGTTGTCATCTACTACCCTTCCGCTTCCTGATAGCATTTGCAATTTATCAGTTCTAGAGAACACAATTTACAAACTAGATCCCAAATTCCATTTTCCCAGAAGTACAAGGATTCTTAATATTCAGGCATCTGGATTACCCATAAAAGATTTGTTTGCCATTCTACCTCCGAAAGTTGTCCTATTCAGTTACGCATCAGATGTAAATGTTACAACTACAGTGGACGACAAGAAAATCGTAGTCGCCAGTCCTTATCTTTGGGATGTTAACCTTATGAAGATTGGCAATTTTCGAATCGTATGGACAGATTGCCCTAAGCTAGAATACTTAGGTATTAACTGCTCTCACATGTTTCAGATATCTGTCGAAGATTTTCCTCCAAATATTTGCCAGTTGAACCTTCAGGACAATAAGATTGAGCACATTGAGGGAGATTTTAGAATGTTTCCTCACTTGGCAAAAGTAGATCTCAGTTCAAACGAGTTGGATGTATGGAAGGGACAACACGCGGATAAAATCATCCCTTCTATGATATTCGAATGA
- the eIF31 gene encoding Translation initiation factor eIF3, p35 subunit, which yields MSWDDEDFDIPSKAPANVASASWEDEEDDDPILESWDIDEEEAELKKKQEEAKLKKLNAKKGIRGVLDVDELDDDVRKELMKEEALRADLNNTADLFGGLGVSADDALEHPKERLNRAILAAQSKKPVLTKDTPLEEHPLFQPTNKQEYENLRKGVGSALTKLADDSIMNYSSSLAIDLIRDLSVPLSVENLRKVISTLNVAIKDKEKAERLARLKKSGGTATGGAGKKKAKPAARPNVGGGFMKDGLDEMDNYDDFGDDDFM from the exons ATGTCCTGggacgacgaagattttGACATTCCTTCTAAGGCTCCGGCCAACGTGGCTTCTGCCTCCTgggaagacgaagaagacgacgatcCTATTTTGGAGTCGTGGGacattgatgaagaagaa gccgagctcaagaagaagcaggaAGAAGCTAAGCTCAAGAAGTTAAACGCCAAAAAGGGTATTAGAGGAGTTTTGGACGTTGACGAACTTGACGACGATGTCAGAaaggagttgatgaaggaaGAGGCCTTGAGAgcagacttgaacaacacTGCCGATTTATTTGGTGGTTTGGGAGTTTCAGCCGATGATGCTTTGGAGCATCCAAAGGAAAGATTAAATAGAGCCATCTTGGCTGCTCAGAGTAAGAAGCCAGTCTTAACCAAAGACACTCCTCTTGAAGAGCATCCTTTGTTCCAACCTACAAACAAGCAAGAATACGAAAACTTGAGAAAAGGTGTAGGTTCGGCTTTGACCAAATTAGCTGACGATTCCATCATGAACTACTCTTCCAGTTTGGCTATTGATTTGATCAGAGATCTTTCGGTGCCTTTGTCTGTGGAAAACCTCAGAAAGGTCATTTCTACGTTGAATGTTGCCATTAAGGACAAGGAAAAGGCTGAGAGATTGgcaagattgaagaagagtggTGGTACTGCTACTGGTGGTGCTGGTAAGAAAAAGGCCAAGCCTGCTGCCAGACCTAACGTTGGTGGTGGCTTCATGAAAGATGGTCTTGATGAAATGGACAACTATGATGATTTCGGtgatgatgatttcatGTGA
- a CDS encoding predicted protein: MAATFEKWKIEEMKMRKKIIAKNDKVSIAKPIASKTTNHVAKKQGSRSRKSSISDVNKPKTNRKRNPKDTYALVSKLEEIFETGKNNNRNLQDNKKRKPLQKNITEKNIQFDSSFQATSTPCTSVILMPLEATRVEKIQEQLKHKKKIVDNVLEQIDESEDEVILDNIIETSGSNLNIAPKR; this comes from the exons atggctgcaacatttgaaaagtggaaaatagaagaga TGAAGATGCGAAAGAAGATAATTGCCAAGAATGACAAAGTTTCTATTGCCAAAC CAATTGCTTCCAAGACAACAAACCATGTAGCAAAGAAACAAGGCagcagaagtagaaagcTGTCAATTTCAGATGTCAACAAACCCAAAACtaacagaaagagaaaccCAAAAGATACGTACGCCTTGGTTCTGAAGTTAGAAGAGATCTTTGAAACTGGCAAGAACAACAATAGAAACCTTCAAgataacaagaaaagaaaaccacTTCAAAAGAACATCACGGAGAAgaatattcaatttgacAGCCTGTTCCAAGCTACTTCTACACCTTGTACTTCAGTCATTCTCATGCCCTTGGAAGCCACAAGAGTCGAAAagattcaagaacaacttaaacataagaagaaaatagtAGACAATGTCTTGgaacaaattgatgaatctgaagatgaagtcatCCTCGATAACATTATAGAGACGTCTGGCAGTAATTTGAATATAGCACCA AAAAGGTAG
- a CDS encoding Hypothetical ORF Leucine rich repeat protein (Hypothetical ORF; Leucine rich repeat protein), whose product MCVPLLARFSDHIVQCIVYNLPYSVVLSLANKDSPHQNELLNAMYKKVALVQESDQTLKTLDPGTLKHLFLFEPKNADYIKISSLEIIDKLLESYPNIRIQQLEVNHDQINQLKVLPHMTGKIQRSVLRIGSRLYNNDLKTDTYIDVSKIIEEVPFDFIQKLSLLEIDLRGFEQSRGIALNAPNLSNLTDLHLYNVSADKLIDLPPNLKNLVLVEDDKDHVINEPISLTHLHFLVSVRIESIDFNERLEVLYLPTQLQRLSLRSVKLPRGFDTICELPNLTYLSLSGTIHEEVGDILSCNDIEEFELQLWFLDSTDRVLQTFPVQKNLKRMILGGRFESSLAHSFASLSSLTLSHTTLSSIPLFENLKYFQITHSAFERHSLSNSFKHLRKLNELVVNNCQLTMVDSHFPDSLEILDLSHNRLVKISGDLPLNLKRLNLNRNSISSLSVLQNKKLTELGLSWNKIRELSHNTLCLPENLSSLNLTGNDISVIDPSFSFPPSLFILQLHVNACISMNYVFNILPQSLVVLKLIAQKLNGGTGQRIEICFQHLWDVHLSGIGNYNFVWRNCPNLKYLKFEESVIPKIFVEDLPPTIRELDLRKNGIRDIEGDFKILPQLTKVDLGENHLQGWKELNPDKILPSVMLEEN is encoded by the coding sequence ATGTGTGTACCTCTCCTTGCTAGGTTCAGCGACCACATTGTTCAATGCATAGTTTACAATCTTCCTTATTCTGTTGTTCTATCTCTTGCTAATAAAGATTCACCGCACCAGAATGAGCTACTCAATGCTATGTATAAAAAGGTTGCATTGGTACAAGAATCAGACCAAACACTTAAGACTTTGGATCCCGGGACATTGAAACATCTATTTCTCTTCGAGCCGAAGAATGCAGACTATATCAAAATTTCCAGCTTGGAGATTATTGATAAATTGCTTGAACTGTATCCTAATATTCGtattcaacaacttgaagtaaACCACGATCAGATCAACCAATTGAAGGTGCTCCCCCACATGACCGGCAAAATACAACGTCTGGTTCTTCGTATAGGAAGCAGACTTTACAATAACGACCTCAAAACTGATACTTATATTGATGTATCTAAGAttatagaagaagtaccGTTCGATTTTATTCAAAAACTTTCCTTACTTGAGATTGATTTGAGAGGTTTTGAACAGTCCAGAGGCATAGCACTCAATGCACCAAATTTAAGCAATTTAACTGATCTTCATTTATACAATGTGTCAGCAGATAAATTGATAGACCTACCTCcgaatttgaaaaatcttgtacttgttgaagatgacaaagATCATGTCATTAATGAACCCATTAGTCTAACCCATTTACACTTCTTGGTTTCAGTCAGAATTGAATCCATCGACTTCAACGAACGCTTAGAGGTTCTTTATCTACCAACTCAACTACAGAGATTATCTTTGCGTTCTGTCAAACTACCCAGAGGGTTTGACACGATATGTGAATTGCCGAATTTGACGTATCTACTGTTGTCTGGGACAATTCACGAAGAGGTTGGTGACATCCTTTCATGTAATGATATCGAAGAGTTCGAACTACAATTGTGGTTTCTAGATTCGACCGATCGTGTCCTCCAGACATTTCCCGTACAAAAAAATTTAAAAAGAATGATCTTAGGAGGAAGATTCGAGTCGTCACTAGCACACAGCTTTGCTTCGTTATCCTCACTAACACTTTCCCACACGACTTTGTCCAGTATTCCTTTGTTcgaaaatttgaaatacTTTCAAATAACCCACCTGGCCTTTGAAAGGCATAGTTTGTCTAACAGCTTCAAACATTTAAGAAAATTAAACGAATTGGTTGTAAATAATTGTCAATTAACGATGGTTGATAGCCATTTTCCCGATAGTCTAGAGATTCTAGATCTTTCTCATAATAGATTGGTTAAGATAAGTGGTGACTTACCGTTAAACTTAAAAagattgaatttgaaccgtaattcaatttcaagtctATCAGTATtacaaaacaaaaaattAACTGAACTTGGCCTCTCGTGGAATAAAATCAGAGAACTATCCCATAATACACTTTGTCTTCCTGAAAACTTGAGTTCTTTGAATCTCACTGGAAATGATATTTCTGTAATTGACCCTAGCTTCTCCTTCCCTCCGTCCCTattcattcttcaacttcacGTAAATGCCTGTATTTCCATGAATTATGTATTCAACATATTACCCCAACTGCTTGTTGTCTTAAAGCTAATTGCTCAGAAGTTAAATGGAGGGACTGGACAAAGAATAGAAATTTGCTTCCAGCACCTTTGGGATGTTCATCTTTCGGGCATTGGAAATTACAATTTCGTATGGAGAAATTGtccaaacttgaagtatcTCAAATTTGAGGAAAGTGTAATACCTAAGATATTCGTGGAAGACTTACCCCCAACAATTCGAGAATTAGATCTTCGCAAGAATGGTATCCGTGATATTGAAGGCGACTTTAAAATTCTCCCTCAATTGACaaaagttgatcttggagaaaatcATTTACAGGGCTGGAAGGAACTTAATCCAGATAAGATTCTTCCTTCCGTTatgttggaagaaaattag
- the GLR2 gene encoding Glutathione reductase (GR) (GRase) has protein sequence MSLNYDLIVLGSGPAGAIAALAAAKFGKRVAIVCPRIGGTCINVGCIPKKIMWEAASLSKAMPYAPYFGIRKPVSTVEYGDINWDVLASKRDEVTGRINTHYEQEYADQGVDVIYGYGKFINEEADIQVSLSGQTIRGKTYKKDDKLDLSASYVIIAVGNQAVIPQNVLGAELGGISDTFFSWHEQPRTVAIVGGGYIGTELAQMLSIFGTKVTVITKGNSLLTRFDDSIQERLTAALKEDGVEIVTNATVSAIKQLDNLKEVKISNGTSLQVESVIWAIGRKPQINLGYSSANIKLGDSGEVIIDDFHQTTNLKVYASGDIINKINLTPVGLQTGARISRHLFGKKKIAKYDYDQPYPSAIPAVIFSHPEVATLGLSSKEAEDKFGKDNVKVYEQAFPSSFYIVAPQDKQKKNYYKYITAGKDEKIVGLHLIGDNVTEEIQGYVLALKLGATRRDLLDTIFVHPTVAEWKHHDF, from the exons ATGTCTCTCAACTACGACCTTATCGTGCTCGGAAGTGGCCCTGCCGGTGCTATTGCTGCATTAGCGGCTGCAAAATTCGGTAAACGGGTTGCAATCGTGTGTCCTCGAATTGGCGGAACGTGCATAAATGTCGGTTGCATTCCCAAGAAAATCATGTGGGAAGCAGCTAGTTTGTCGAAAGCCATGCCCTATGCTCCGTACTTCGGAATCAGAAAACCTGTCTCTACTGTAGAATACGGAGACATTAACTGGGATGTGTTGGCTTCTAAAAGAGATGAAGTTACAGGCCGCATAAATACGCATTACGAACAAGAATATGCTGatcaaggagttgatgTAATTTATGGCTACGGTAAGTTTATTAACGAGGAAGCCGATATCCAGGTGAGCCTACTGGGACAAACAATCCGGGGTAAAACATACAAAAAGGACGACAAGTTGGATTTATCAGCTTCCTACGTTATAATAGCTGTTGGTAACCAGGCAGTGATTCCTCAGAATGTTCTCGGGGCTGAATTAGGTGGAATTTCCGACACCTTCTTTAGCTGGCACGAACAGCCCCGTACTGTGGCTATAGTGGGTGGTGGCTACATTGGCACAGAATTGGCACAGATGTTGAGCATCTTTGGCACCAAAGTAACGGTTATCACAAAAGGTAACAGTTTACTTACGAGATTCGATGACTCAATTCAAGAGAGACTCACAGCTGCTCTCAAGGAAGATGGAGTCGAAATCGTGACAAATGCCACGGTTCTGGCCATaaaacaacttgacaacTTAAAGGAAGTAAAGATTTCCAATGGAACTAGTTTGCAAGTCGAGAGTGTCATCTGGGCTATAGGAAGAAAGCCTCAGATCAACTTGGGATACTCTTCAGCCAATATCAAGTTGGGTGATTCAGGTGAAGTTATCATTGATGATTTCCATCAGACTACCAATCTCAAGGTGTATGCCAGCGGGgatatcatcaacaagatcaacttgacacCTGTGGGACTCCAAACAGGTGCTCGGATTTCAAGACATctctttggaaagaagaagattgcCAAATATGACTACGATCAACCGTATCCTTCA GCAATTCCAGCAGTAATCTTCTCCCATCCTGAGGTTGCTACACTTGGCTTGTCTTCCAAGGAAGCAGAAGATAAGTTCGGAAAGGATAACGTCAAAGTCTATGAGCAAGCATTTCCATCTCTGTTCTACATAGTTGCACCTCAGGacaaacagaagaagaactactACAAGTACATCACTGCTggaaaagatgaaaaaatTGTTGGGCTCCACTTGATTGGAGACAACGTCACCGAAGAGATACAAGGGTATGTTCTTGCTCTCAAGCTCGGTGCTACCAGGAGAGACTTATTAGATACAATCTTTGTTCATCCAACTGTTGCTGAGTGGAAGCACCACGATTTCTAA
- the ARD1 gene encoding N-terminal acetyltransferase complex ARD1 subunit (Arrest-defective protein 1): protein MGITIRQATINDIQAMQNANLHNLPENYQLKYYMYHILSWPQASFVATTYEDIVESNDTEAGEEFGGEKEDPKGDSAYINRGEKIVGYVLGKMEDDPEAEDKTPHGHITSLSVMRTYRRMGIAEKLMRQSLYAMCESFDAQYVSLHVRKSNRAALHLYRDSLNFEVTSIEKSYYQDGEDAYAMRLTLELDELLPSLAQKGERDDLSKDLLESL from the coding sequence ATGGGAATAACAATCAGACAGGCCACCATCAACGACATCCAGGCGATGCAAAATGCGAACTTGCACAACTTGCCAGAGAACTACCAGTTGAAGTATTACATGTACCATATCTTATCGTGGCCGCAGGCTAGTTTTGTGGCGACGACGTACGAAGATATTGTAGAGAGTAACGACACTGAAGCTGGCGAAGAGTTTGGTGGAGAAAAGGAGGATCCTAAGGGAGACTCTGCCTACATAAACCGAGGAGAAAAGATTGTAGGATATGTGTTGGGAAAGATGGAAGATGATCCCGAGGCAGAGGACAAAACCCCACATGGCCATATCACATCGTTGTCTGTGATGAGAACTTACCGTAGAATGGGTATAgcagagaagttgatgcGCCAGTCGTTGTATGCCATGTGCGAATCTTTTGATGCCCAGTATGTTTCTTTGCATGTTAGAAAATCCAATCGAGCTGCATTGCATTTGTATAGAGATTCACTCAATTTCGAAGTGACATCTATCGAAAAGTCGTACTACCAAGATGGAGAAGACGCTTATGCCATGAGATTGACGTTGGAGTTAGATGAGTTGCTTCCTTCGTTGGCCCAGAAGGGGGAACGGGATGATTTGTCTAAGGATTTGTTGGAGAGTTTGTAG
- the TRX1 gene encoding thioredoxin — MVATVASKQEFTEALTHDGLVVVDFFATWCGPCKMIAPLLEKFSKEYTTAKFIKVDVDELGEIAQEYEVSSMPTIIFFKGGKIVTKVIGANPAALKQAIAANA, encoded by the coding sequence ATGGTTGCCACTGTTGCTAGCAAACAAGAATTCACCGAGGCTTTGACCCACGACGGTTTGGTTGTTGTCGACTTCTTTGCCACATGGTGTGGTCCTTGTAAGATGATTGCtccattgttggagaaattCTCCAAGGAATACACTACCGCCAAGTTCATCAAGGTTGATGTCGATGAACTCGGAGAAATTGCCCAAGAATACGAAGTTTCTTCGATGCCAActatcatcttcttcaagggTGGTAAGATCGTTACCAAGGTTATTGGTGCTAACCCAGCTGCCTTGAAGCAAGCCATTGCTGCCAACGCTTAA
- the TRS31 gene encoding Transport protein particle (TRAPP) complex subunit (Transport protein particle subunit trs31 (TRAPP subunit trs31)) yields the protein MSDDIILPSATSMSTLTISDVSRTGFGYNPSVGTASNSITSETSNILLNRKTISLTPTSANSIYDKNVSSKKITEISLSSLSFLFCEIVNWSHKNSKGIQDLETRLNGLGYQIGQRFLELTKLREGFKNSKREIRIIEVLQFIHGSFWKSIFGRAANDLEKSQDVSNEYMIIDNAPLVSRFISIPKDYGNLNCSAFMAGIIEGALDSASFQADVTAHSVPVDGYPSRTVFLIKFHESLMVRESLRFG from the coding sequence ATGTCTGACGATATAATTCTTCCATCGGCCACATCTATGTCTACACTTACAATTTCCGACGTTTCTCGCACCGGATTTGGATACAATCCTTCTGTTGGGACAGCATCCAATTCGATAACGTCAGAGACTTCCAACATTCTTCTCAACAGAAAGACCATCAGTCTTACACCGACTTCGGCGAATTCCATATATGATAAGAACGTCAGCAGCAAGAAAATCACCGAGATCAGTCTCTCATCGCTCtcatttcttttttgtGAAATTGTCAACTGGTCTCACAAGAACTCAAAAGGTATCCAGGACCTAGAAACCAGATTAAATGGACTAGGCTATCAAATTGGACAACGTTTCCTAGAGTTGACCAAATTGCGCGAAGGTTTCAAAAATAGCAAACGTGAAATACGAATCATCGAGGTACTCCAGTTCATCCACGGTAGTTTCTGGAAATCCATTTTCGGTCGTGCTGCCAACGATCTAGAGAAGTCACAAGATGTTTCCAACGAATACATGATCATAGACAATGCTCCGCTTGTATCGAGGTTTATCAGCATACCGAAGGACTACGGCAATTTGAACTGCTCGGCATTTATGGCCGGAATAATTGAGGGAGCGTTGGACTCAGCCAGCTTCCAGGCTGATGTCACAGCCCATTCTGTTCCGGTGGATGGATATCCACTGAGAACAGTTTTCCTAATCAAGTTCCACGAGCTGTTGATGGTGCGCGAGAGTTTAAGATTCGGTTAA
- the CTM1 gene encoding cytochrome c methyltransferase: MSSTIQLPDVKIPGIEKNTTLADWIARRNIHFNSRLNIGSSTLGGIGLFFNGKDLEIPEHEEDLEILRIPNGVALDYMNLLGLLHSLKLRDKNYDDIPIKESDLIVNILNGLEPSTETQVLCCYITSLTILRELRKGRKLRYYKTSPLIGYDVYLDILLGTWTLDFPKEPNQDDDEFILSYIKASRNVQFEYDSLIEQLNVLYSDSKIKFDEIFSFETFFKITQAVKSRTLEIPHDADGESRSMRSRNSISNVNGHDFYINVTLVPILDFANHSHDNNSYFDVERKTGDILLRLRKDGVQNVERFEITINYSPIESIQNFIQTYGFIPSLTHCEHVHYQLFELKFSEIDDYIENGTLMCKWLRTLPQIQIVSGSDGEVYLNFFNNNFPFLFIEGLEYNRDWNSEAVENFREFNMVDNSEDIDDDEIVTILEFQQQRYDVINGVQAIGLKYKGKAIKDLSTILEHTGYGDVEDFEKLVHSTIEFVIKYAEDAIKQTPRTESRNNFDDVVNEYNRLKIRYLTLLIEKFKKDPRSLILPGDIADEEWELNYRSVPRELPLE, encoded by the exons ATGCTGTCCACCATTCAGCTACCGGACGTCAAAATCCCAGGCATCGAGAAGAACACCACTTTGGCTGACTGGATCGCTCGGAGAAACATCCACTTTAATTCTAGACTCAATATCGGTTCCAGTACTTTGGGAGGCATAGGTCTCTTTTTCAATGGAAAAGACCTTGAGATTCCGGAACATgaggaagatttggaaatcTTGCGTATCCCCAATGGCGTAGCTTTAGACTATATGAACTTGCTCGGACTTTTGCACAGTTTGAAACTCAGAGATAAAAACTACGACGACATCCCAATAAAGGAATCGGACTTGATTGTCAATATTCTAAACGGCTTGGAGCCGAGTACTGAGACCCAGGTGCTCTGTTGCTATATAACATCGTTAACGATCTTGAGAGAGTTGAGGAAGGGCCGGAAGCTTCGCTACTACAAGACTTCCCCCTTAATAGGATACGATGTCTATTTAGATATACTTCTCGGAACATGGACTTTAGATTTTCCCAAGGAACCGAATCAGGACGACGATGAGTTCATCTTGTCATATATAAAGGCCTCACGCAATGTCCAGTTTGAGTATGATTCGTTGATAGAGCAGTTGAATGTCTTATATAGCGattccaaaatcaaatttgaTGAGATCTTCCTGTTCGAAACTTTTTTCAAGATTACTCAAGCTGTGAAGTCTAGAACTTTGGAAATTCCGCATGATGCTGACGGAGAAAGCAGATCCATGAGATCAAGAAACTCAATT TCCAACGTCAATGGACACGATTTCTACATCAACGTCACGTTGGTGCCGATCTTGGATTTTGCCAATCATTCTCACGACAACAACTCGTACTTTGACGTAGAAAGGAAAACAGGAGACATTTTGCTCAGGCTAAGAAAGGATGGAGTCCAAAATGTAGAGAGGTTCGAAATCACTATCAATTATTCCCCTATAGAAAGTATCCAGAACTTCATCCAGACATATGGCTTTATTCCGCTGTTAACTCATTGCGAGCATGTTCATTATCAGCTTTTtgagttgaagttctctgaaattgatgacTATATTGAAAACGGAACGTTGATGTGCAAATGGTTGCGGACTCTACCACAGATCCAGATCGTTTCAGGCAGCGATGGCGAAGTGtatctcaatttcttcaacaacaacttcccGTTCTTATTTATAGAAGGGCTTGAATACAACAGGGACTGGAATAGCGAGGCTGTGGAGAACTTCAGAGAATTCAACATGGTAGACAACTCTGAAGACATTGACGATGATGAGATAGTAACCATTCTTGAGTTCCAACAACAGAGATACGACGTGATCAACGGTGTGCAAGCTATTGGATTGAAGTACAAGGGAAAAGCTATTAAAGACTTGAGTACAATCTTGGAACATACTGGCTATGGCGACgttgaagattttgaaaagCTCGTCCATTCTACAATCGAGTTTGTCATCAAGTATGCCGAAGATGCCATCAAACAAACCCCAAGAACAGAATCTCGTAACAACTTCGACGACGTTGTTAACGAATACAACAGACTCAAAATAAGGTATCTAACGTTGCTTATAGAGAAGTTTAAAAAAGACCCTAGACTGTTGATCTTGCCTGGCGATATAGCTGACGAAGAATGGGAGCTTAATTACCGGTCCGTTCCAAGAGAACTACCTCTTGAATAG